From Tubulanus polymorphus chromosome 9, tnTubPoly1.2, whole genome shotgun sequence, a single genomic window includes:
- the LOC141910893 gene encoding uncharacterized protein LOC141910893 isoform X1, which produces MNSYLGRVVRAVAFLAIIQAVFGALRIKRDDIPEDQRCPGIDWAHYQSKCYRVETDRVNKQSATSECRRMDAGLVNIDTEAEWKFLESLFNQQKVSVIGFWTGGHRTGIRWKWDHQTLKVDGKEIESDAHESDIIRKTETSDFIPVTFEYWFNDEPNQGGISGTVGMTLAKDTFSWGWRDRVTEFKYPYICEKAKTDACEKGWSHYGESCYLVQAEGEMSQPAAKADCRSKGSHLVAINSRKENEFIISTIKSEKNNREWWIGGENMGGKFVWDITIPLQKPYLKMWGRSSRGNDGWYMSMIKDKGEWWMKATRRSTKLHYICEIPVQHNKFFKCPANYIFVSNACYDLAFEKVDRQKAAKICNNDGGHLIAIDNEAELEHFATLMKELHFDDEIWTGGIMVDSQWVWSRDHKKFLGTPNQFLAWGNGEPNNWDGKENLLAIAKNSEGHWHWNDVPTSSTLRLGYICEKGARPYEPIEYNKACKTNRAGDGYLGKLSRTRQGNKCRRWDSALSPYNKPNRLHLFPDNVTSISEISNFCRNPDNSERGPWCYQKDGGGRAYCYIPLCEDKQFVTSKCVTPGAAYIGKVSVTKSGKTCLRWDSAQNHVMNRPELFPDPSVKEAQNYCRAPSGSALKKPWCFTGSNGKREECDIPACVDETEEETGETVVPIVPVVEDKEPTLDTQPEDVVGFVGETVNLPCEVKNKGQHAIMWLKKEGLRIISLNEIMIIDDQRMSIQHASGSGEWNLRISNVKKDDQGSYMCSLNTMSTQRKLVNLLVKGVPEEVTTTVDPYSIDQLKEKLSGRVVTLKAPRVLSSTSVGLEWTVVKSKQFIEGFNVLYKKIPASAGEEELSIQVQLNPAENKELKYVVNSLEKNTRYNFRVQPYFKTVKGTISNGHVATTLEDVPSKPPQNIKLRMMTRTTMILSWRPPPADSANGIITGYQIHLSSEGVDKTTRTSRDTLQHAFTDIEPDKEYNITIAAMTGAGIGVKSEPVKLARPCKSNFIRFGRQCYYVSRSRVTRRSAVRACGRLDAKLATIETKPVFSFLTRYLDTKVSRWGRTQFWTGGERFGLKWGWDAEAAHGNSNQGVPMVTHTPLTYENWRSGEPNHYDEIAISMKYSSGFWGWNDIYTKPNYQLRYMCEKEIEQAENCGSSVWIRHKNSCYFFSSRSDGRSHERAKSECRRKFSHLVAINSKSENDFLERELNKRKSRSSRYEEWWTGGEREGGVGGDTFIWDTTIPEPAPFSKWKGSEKSASGLKSDYLILKKSGREWWWDYSRRTRRLPSVCEFQKVAQMINGTRKAVCPMSCDASLNYKDSCYCLKRSRTEWLDAQKNCMVLGGHLVSINNEREMEVITTVLNRQQFVGSEWWTGGIPIDGKWVWSDDYAKFTVIPDQYSVWSPGEPNNYDGKEKYILLNKDVNGWGFNDDRDDGSRYVQFVCQAPALNAVMTKTHE; this is translated from the exons ATGAACTCGTATCTGGGACGAGTCGTTCGAGCAGTTGCTTTCTTAGCAATCATCCAGGCTGTTTTCG GAGCCTTAAGAATAAAACGCGACGATATACCGGAAGATC AACGATGTCCAGGTATCGATTGGGCTCATTATCAATCAAAATGCTACCGTGTAGAAACTGATAGAGTCAATAAACAAAGCGCCACCAGCGAGTGCCGCCGTATGGATGCCGGACTGGTTAACATCGACACAGAAGCGGAATGGAAATTCTTGGAGTCTCTTTTCAATCAACAAAAAGTGTCAGTCATAGGGTTTTGGACGGGAGGACATCGGACGGGTATCAGGTGGAAATGGGACCACCAGACACTAAAAGTAGACGGCAAGGAAATCGAATCTGAC GCGCATGAAAGCGATATCATACGAAAAACGGAAACCTCTGATTTTATACCAGTAACATTTGAGTATTGGTTCAACGATGAACCCAACCAGGGTGGTATTTCCGGTACAGTGGGCATGACACTAGCTAAAGATACCTTTTCCTGGGGCTGGCGAGATCGCGTCACAGAATTCAAGTACCCCTACATTTGTGAAAAGGCTAAAACTGATG CCTGCGAGAAGGGTTGGTCACATTACGGAGAAAGCTGCTATCTAGTCCAAGCTGAGGGTGAGATGTCGCAACCGGCCGCCAAGGCCGACTGCAGGAGTAAAGGCAGCCATCTCGTGGCGATAAACAGCCGAAAAGAAAACGAATTTATAATCAGTACAATAAAATCGGAGAAAAACAACAGAGAATGGTGGATCGGTGGTGAAAATATGGGTGGAAAATTCGTATGGGATATAACAATTCCGC ttcaAAAACCGTATCTGAAAATGTGGGGAAGAAGCTCACGAGGAAATGACGGCTGGTACATGTCGATGATTAAAGATAAAGGCGAATGGTGGATGAAGGCGACGAGACGCTCTACAAAATTGCATTATATCTGCGAAATTCCTGTTCAGCACAACAAATTCTTCA aatgtcCTGCAAATTACATATTTGTCAGTAACGCTTGTTACGATTTGGCATTTGAGAAAGTTGATCGTCAGAAGGCCGCAAAGATCTGCAACAACGACGGCGGTCATCTTATAGCCATCGATAACGAAGCCGAGTTGGAACATTTTGCGACACTAATGAAAGAGTTACATTTCGACGATGAAATTTGGACTGGTGGAATCATGGTCGATTCCCAGTGGGTCTGGAGTCGAGATCACAAGAAGTTCTTag GAACACCGAACCAGTTTCTGGCGTGGGGTAACGGTGAGCCGAACAATTGGGATGGAAAAGAAAATCTTCTCGCAATTGCCAAAAATAGCGAAGGTCATTGGCACTGGAACGATGTGCCCACATCATCCACTTTGAGGCTCGGTTATATTTGCGAGAAAGGAGCTCGACCTTACG AACCGATCGAATATAACAAGGCGTGTAAGACAAATAGAGCTGGTGATGGGTATCTCGGCAAGTTGAGTAGGACGCGCCAGGGGAATAAATGTCGACGTTGGGATTCCGCTCTTTCGCCGTACAATAAACCCAACAGACTGCATCTTTTTCCGGATAACGTAACCAGCATCAGCGAAATCTCCAACTTCTGTCGAAACCCGGATAATAGCGAACGGGGACCGTGGTGTTATCAGAAAGATGGAGGCGGGCGCGCATATTGTTACATCCCGCTATGCGAAG ATAAACAGTTTGTTACATCGAAGTGCGTCACACCCGGGGCTGCCTACATCGGTAAGGTTAGCGTCACGAAATCTGGCAAAACGTGCTTGCGATGGGATTCAGCGCAGAACCACGTGATGAACCGTCCGGAACTGTTTCCGGATCCGTCAGTAAAAGAGGCGCAGAATTATTGCCGCGCACCGAGCGGTAGTGCGCTGAAGAAACCATGGTGTTTTACCGGTAGCAACGGCAAACGAGAAGAATGCGATATACCGGCTTGTGTGGACGAAACAGAAGAGGAAACtg GGGAAACTGTTGTTCCGATTGTACCAGTTGTGGAAGATAAAGAGCCTACGTTGGACACGCAGCCAGAAGATGTGGTAGGATTTGTCGGCGAGACAGTGAATTTACCCTGCGAAGTGAAAAATAAAGGACAGCATGCA attATGTGGCTGAAAAAGGAGGGTCTTCGCATAATATCTCTCAATGAAATCATGATCATAGATGACCAGAGAATGAGCATTCAGCACGCGTCTGGATCTGGTGAATGGAATCTCAGAATTTCGAATGTCAAGAAGGACGACCAAGGAAGTTATATGTGCTCACTGAATACTATGTCCACGCAACGTAAACTTGTAAATTTACTCGTCAAAG GTGTTCCAGAAGAAGTAACAACCACCGTCGATCCGTACTCCATCGATCAACTGAAAGAGAAACTTAGCGGTCGCGTGGTTACGTTAAAGGCTCCTCGCGTCTTGAGTTCGACTAGTGTAGGGTTAGAATGGACG GTGGTTAAATCTAAACAATTCATCGAAGGTTTTAACGTGCTGTACAAAAAGATTCCAGCGTCCGCCGGTGAAGAGGAATTATCCATTCAAGTTCAGCTAAATCCCGCTGAAAACAAGGAACTCAAATACGTCGTAAACTCGCTAGAAAAGAATACTAGGTATAACTTCAGGGTGCAGCcatatttcaaaacagttAAAGGCACGATCAGCAATGGACACGTCGCGACCACTTTAGAAGACG TACCGTCGAAGCCTCCGCAGAATATCAAACTGAGGATGATGACCCGGACGACTATGATACTATCGTGGAGACCACCCCCTGCTGATTCAGCTAACGGAATAATTACCGGTTACCag ATACACCTGTCTTCGGAAGGCGTCGATAAAACAACGAGAACATCACGAGATACCTTGCAACACGCGTTCACCGATATAGAGCCGGATAAGGAATATAATATAACGATAGCGGCAATGACTGGTGCTGGTATTGGTGTGAAAAGTGAACCCGTCAAATTAG CCCGACCATGTAAAAGCAATTTCATTCGCTTTGGTAGACAGTGTTACTACGTTTCAAGAAGCCGAGTGACTAGACGTAGCGCGGTGAGGGCGTGTGGTAGATTGGATGCCAAACTAGCTACAATTGAGACGAAAcctgttttttcatttttgactcGATATTTAGACACAAAAGTCAGTCGTTGGGGTCGGACACAATTTTGGACTG GTGGTGAAAGATTTGGTCTGAAGTGGGGCTGGGATGCGGAGGCCGCTCACGGTAACAGCAATCAAGGCGTGCCAATGGTAACGCACACTCCGTTGACATACGAAAACTGGAGAAGTGGAGAACCAAATCACTACGATGAGATAGCTATCAGTATGAAATACAGTAGCGGTTTTTGGGGATGGAATGATATTTATACCAAGCCAAATTATCAACTGAGATACATGTGCGAAAAGGAAATTGAACAGGCGG aaaattgcGGCAGTTCCGTTTGGATACGACACAAGAACAGCTGTTATTTCTTCTCGTCACGATCAGACGGCCGGTCACACGAGAGAGCAAAATCCGAGTGCCGGagaaaattttcacatttagtCGCCATAAATTCCAAATCCGAAAACGATTTTCTTGAAAGGGAACTGAATAAACGCAAGTCAAGAAGTTCTCGTTACGAGGAATGGTGGACAGGAGGAGAAAGAGAAGGCGGTGTTGGTGGAGACACGTTCATATGGGATACAACTATACCGG aaCCAGCACCATTCTCAAAGTGGAAAGGAAGCGAAAAATCGGCGTCTGGACTGAAGTCCGATTATTTGATCCTGAAGAAAAGCGGTCGTGAATGGTGGTGGGATTACAGCCGTAGAACGCGACGGTTGCCATCAGTTTGTGAGTTCCAAAAAGTTGCACAGATGATCAACGGTACCAGAAAAGCAG TCTGCCCAATGAGCTGCGATGCATCGTTAAATTACAAAGACTCGTGTTATTGCCTGAAAAGAAGCCGAACGGAATGGTTGGACGCACAGAAAAATTGTATGGTTCTTGGAGGACATTTAGTTTCTATAAACAACGAAAGAGAAATGGAAGTCATAACTACTGTCTTAAACAGACAGCAATTTGTGGGCAGTGAATGGTGGACCGGCGGTATTCCGATCGATGGTAAATGGGTCTGGTCGGATGATTATGCAAAATTCACAG TCATTCCCGACCAATACTCGGTATGGAGTCCTGGAGAGCCGAATAATTACGACGGCAAAGAGAAATACATACTGTTGAATAAAGATGTTAACGGTTGGGGATTTAATGATGACAGAGATGATGGTTCACGATAcgttcagtttgtttgtcaagCTCCAGCCCTAAACGCGGTTATGACAAAAACGCACGAATAA
- the LOC141910910 gene encoding uncharacterized protein LOC141910910 produces the protein MAPKKGKKGKKKGGKKKKMKGMLQNPDILVKRLMKTYEMNCRNTNTLLCMGVKKLMKACIEKNQLLVKLVIEPVPVETKDDLQVKLEPLIAAVRSERYTYIKDIYVWDLFLEHSNIATLSLMLEKGFYQVRVVELIDCLIQPYGATRLARTFNYCHTLTTLCLDYNEFSDEGCQGLCEGLVGNKTLLSLSLNYCDLGKASGKMLGKMVTTTALQELYLDGNNLRCEGTIELIKVLAERAEQDYYQKIEDENRKLEEEQKLLEAEKEARLNPTLGTTRIGSEKSDVSNKSSSKKGKKGKGKKGKKKGKSKKKKKEVIPPLVGPWLHKLHIADNGIDSYGEVAFAPVIAMRLFRQWITFSDCLQEIDLDKNLIGNLGGREILEGIKTRKEAKLKSIGIRVTHRMTEDLFTDINKSGSGVKKKKGKKGKGKKKKK, from the exons ATGGCGCCTAAGAAAGGAAAGAAAGGGAAAAAGAAAGGaggaaagaagaagaagatgaAAGGAATGTTGCAAAACCCAGATATTTTAGTAAAGCGTTTGATGAAAACATATGAGATGAATTGTCGTAATACCAATACTTTACTTTGCATGGGAGtaaaaaaactgatgaaaGCCTGCATCGAAAAGAACCAACTTTTAGTCAAA TTGGTAATTGAACCAGTTCCCGTGGAAACGAAGGATGATCTTCAAGTAAAGTTGGAACCGTTGATTGCCGCGGTCAGATCTGAACGTTATACGTACATAAAGGATATATATGTCTGGGATTTGTTTCTGGAACATTCAAATATAGCAACTTTG TCTCTCATGTTGGAAAAGGGATTCTATCAAGTTCGTGTTGTCGAATTAATTGACTGCCTCATACAACCTTACGGTGCTACTCGGCTAGCAAG gaCATTTAATTACTGCCACACGCTCACTACACTCTGTCTCGATTATAATGA GTTCAGTGATGAAGGCTGTCAAGGATTATGCGAAGGATTGGTCGGTAATAAAACATTGTTATCCCTGAGCTTGAATTACTGTGATTTGGGAAAGGCGAGTGGGAAAATGTTAGGCAAAATGGTCACAACCACAGCTTTACA GGAGCTGTATCTCGATGGCAACAATCTTCGCTGCGAAGGAACCATCGAATTAATCAAAGTACTGGCCGAACGAGCGGAGCAAGATTATTACCAaaaaattgaagatgaaaatcgCAAACTGGAAGAAGAACAAAAACTGCTTGAAGCAG AGAAAGAAGCGAGATTGAATCCGACGTTGGGTACAACAAGGATAGGTTCGGAAAAATCGGATGTAAGTAACAAGTCGAGTTCTAAAAAAGGCAAGAAAGGAAAGGGTAAAAAAGGCAAGAAAAAAG GAAAAagcaagaaaaaaaagaaggaAGTTATCCCTCCTCTCGTTGGGCCCTGGTTGCATAAACTACATATTGCTGATAATGGAATTGATAGTTATGGTGAAGTAGCCTTTGCTCCTGTTATCGCGATGAGACTGTTTAGGCA GTGGATTACGTTCTCCGATTGCTTAcaagaaatcgatcttgataAGAATTTGATTGGGAATCTTGGTGGCCGAGAAATATTAGAAGGTATCAAAACTAGAAAGGAAG CTAAACTGAAATCTATTGGAATTCGAGTAACTCATCGTATGACAGAAGATCTGTTCACCGACATCAACAAAAGTGGCTCCGGGGTTAAGAAGAAAAAAGGGAAAAAAGGAAAAGGCAAA aaaaagaagaaatga
- the LOC141910893 gene encoding uncharacterized protein LOC141910893 isoform X2, with amino-acid sequence MNSYLGRVVRAVAFLAIIQAVFGALRIKRDDIPEDQRCPGIDWAHYQSKCYRVETDRVNKQSATSECRRMDAGLVNIDTEAEWKFLESLFNQQKVSVIGFWTGGHRTGIRWKWDHQTLKVDGKEIESDAHESDIIRKTETSDFIPVTFEYWFNDEPNQGGISGTVGMTLAKDTFSWGWRDRVTEFKYPYICEKAKTDACEKGWSHYGESCYLVQAEGEMSQPAAKADCRSKGSHLVAINSRKENEFIISTIKSEKNNREWWIGGENMGGKFVWDITIPLQKPYLKMWGRSSRGNDGWYMSMIKDKGEWWMKATRRSTKLHYICEIPVQHNKFFKCPANYIFVSNACYDLAFEKVDRQKAAKICNNDGGHLIAIDNEAELEHFATLMKELHFDDEIWTGGIMVDSQWVWSRDHKKFLGTPNQFLAWGNGEPNNWDGKENLLAIAKNSEGHWHWNDVPTSSTLRLGYICEKGARPYEPIEYNKACKTNRAGDGYLGKLSRTRQGNKCRRWDSALSPYNKPNRLHLFPDNVTSISEISNFCRNPDNSERGPWCYQKDGGGRAYCYIPLCEDKQFVTSKCVTPGAAYIGKVSVTKSGKTCLRWDSAQNHVMNRPELFPDPSVKEAQNYCRAPSGSALKKPWCFTGSNGKREECDIPACVDETEEETGETVVPIVPVVEDKEPTLDTQPEDVVGFVGETVNLPCEVKNKGQHAIMWLKKEGLRIISLNEIMIIDDQRMSIQHASGSGEWNLRISNVKKDDQGSYMCSLNTMSTQRKLVNLLVKGVPEEVTTTVDPYSIDQLKEKLSGRVVTLKAPRVLSSTSVGLEWTVVKSKQFIEGFNVLYKKIPASAGEEELSIQVQLNPAENKELKYVVNSLEKNTRYNFRVQPYFKTVKGTISNGHVATTLEDVPSKPPQNIKLRMMTRTTMILSWRPPPADSANGIITGYQIHLSSEGVDKTTRTSRDTLQHAFTDIEPDKEYNITIAAMTGAGIGVKSEPVKLARPCKSNFIRFGRQCYYVSRSRVTRRSAVRACGRLDAKLATIETKPVFSFLTRYLDTKVSRWGRTQFWTGGERFGLKWGWDAEAAHGNSNQGVPMVTHTPLTYENWRSGEPNHYDEIAISMKYSSGFWGWNDIYTKPNYQLRYMCEKEIEQAENCGSSVWIRHKNSCYFFSSRSDGRSHERAKSECRRKFSHLVAINSKSENDFLERELNKRKSRSSRYEEWWTGGEREGGVGGDTFIWDTTIPGKGMDS; translated from the exons ATGAACTCGTATCTGGGACGAGTCGTTCGAGCAGTTGCTTTCTTAGCAATCATCCAGGCTGTTTTCG GAGCCTTAAGAATAAAACGCGACGATATACCGGAAGATC AACGATGTCCAGGTATCGATTGGGCTCATTATCAATCAAAATGCTACCGTGTAGAAACTGATAGAGTCAATAAACAAAGCGCCACCAGCGAGTGCCGCCGTATGGATGCCGGACTGGTTAACATCGACACAGAAGCGGAATGGAAATTCTTGGAGTCTCTTTTCAATCAACAAAAAGTGTCAGTCATAGGGTTTTGGACGGGAGGACATCGGACGGGTATCAGGTGGAAATGGGACCACCAGACACTAAAAGTAGACGGCAAGGAAATCGAATCTGAC GCGCATGAAAGCGATATCATACGAAAAACGGAAACCTCTGATTTTATACCAGTAACATTTGAGTATTGGTTCAACGATGAACCCAACCAGGGTGGTATTTCCGGTACAGTGGGCATGACACTAGCTAAAGATACCTTTTCCTGGGGCTGGCGAGATCGCGTCACAGAATTCAAGTACCCCTACATTTGTGAAAAGGCTAAAACTGATG CCTGCGAGAAGGGTTGGTCACATTACGGAGAAAGCTGCTATCTAGTCCAAGCTGAGGGTGAGATGTCGCAACCGGCCGCCAAGGCCGACTGCAGGAGTAAAGGCAGCCATCTCGTGGCGATAAACAGCCGAAAAGAAAACGAATTTATAATCAGTACAATAAAATCGGAGAAAAACAACAGAGAATGGTGGATCGGTGGTGAAAATATGGGTGGAAAATTCGTATGGGATATAACAATTCCGC ttcaAAAACCGTATCTGAAAATGTGGGGAAGAAGCTCACGAGGAAATGACGGCTGGTACATGTCGATGATTAAAGATAAAGGCGAATGGTGGATGAAGGCGACGAGACGCTCTACAAAATTGCATTATATCTGCGAAATTCCTGTTCAGCACAACAAATTCTTCA aatgtcCTGCAAATTACATATTTGTCAGTAACGCTTGTTACGATTTGGCATTTGAGAAAGTTGATCGTCAGAAGGCCGCAAAGATCTGCAACAACGACGGCGGTCATCTTATAGCCATCGATAACGAAGCCGAGTTGGAACATTTTGCGACACTAATGAAAGAGTTACATTTCGACGATGAAATTTGGACTGGTGGAATCATGGTCGATTCCCAGTGGGTCTGGAGTCGAGATCACAAGAAGTTCTTag GAACACCGAACCAGTTTCTGGCGTGGGGTAACGGTGAGCCGAACAATTGGGATGGAAAAGAAAATCTTCTCGCAATTGCCAAAAATAGCGAAGGTCATTGGCACTGGAACGATGTGCCCACATCATCCACTTTGAGGCTCGGTTATATTTGCGAGAAAGGAGCTCGACCTTACG AACCGATCGAATATAACAAGGCGTGTAAGACAAATAGAGCTGGTGATGGGTATCTCGGCAAGTTGAGTAGGACGCGCCAGGGGAATAAATGTCGACGTTGGGATTCCGCTCTTTCGCCGTACAATAAACCCAACAGACTGCATCTTTTTCCGGATAACGTAACCAGCATCAGCGAAATCTCCAACTTCTGTCGAAACCCGGATAATAGCGAACGGGGACCGTGGTGTTATCAGAAAGATGGAGGCGGGCGCGCATATTGTTACATCCCGCTATGCGAAG ATAAACAGTTTGTTACATCGAAGTGCGTCACACCCGGGGCTGCCTACATCGGTAAGGTTAGCGTCACGAAATCTGGCAAAACGTGCTTGCGATGGGATTCAGCGCAGAACCACGTGATGAACCGTCCGGAACTGTTTCCGGATCCGTCAGTAAAAGAGGCGCAGAATTATTGCCGCGCACCGAGCGGTAGTGCGCTGAAGAAACCATGGTGTTTTACCGGTAGCAACGGCAAACGAGAAGAATGCGATATACCGGCTTGTGTGGACGAAACAGAAGAGGAAACtg GGGAAACTGTTGTTCCGATTGTACCAGTTGTGGAAGATAAAGAGCCTACGTTGGACACGCAGCCAGAAGATGTGGTAGGATTTGTCGGCGAGACAGTGAATTTACCCTGCGAAGTGAAAAATAAAGGACAGCATGCA attATGTGGCTGAAAAAGGAGGGTCTTCGCATAATATCTCTCAATGAAATCATGATCATAGATGACCAGAGAATGAGCATTCAGCACGCGTCTGGATCTGGTGAATGGAATCTCAGAATTTCGAATGTCAAGAAGGACGACCAAGGAAGTTATATGTGCTCACTGAATACTATGTCCACGCAACGTAAACTTGTAAATTTACTCGTCAAAG GTGTTCCAGAAGAAGTAACAACCACCGTCGATCCGTACTCCATCGATCAACTGAAAGAGAAACTTAGCGGTCGCGTGGTTACGTTAAAGGCTCCTCGCGTCTTGAGTTCGACTAGTGTAGGGTTAGAATGGACG GTGGTTAAATCTAAACAATTCATCGAAGGTTTTAACGTGCTGTACAAAAAGATTCCAGCGTCCGCCGGTGAAGAGGAATTATCCATTCAAGTTCAGCTAAATCCCGCTGAAAACAAGGAACTCAAATACGTCGTAAACTCGCTAGAAAAGAATACTAGGTATAACTTCAGGGTGCAGCcatatttcaaaacagttAAAGGCACGATCAGCAATGGACACGTCGCGACCACTTTAGAAGACG TACCGTCGAAGCCTCCGCAGAATATCAAACTGAGGATGATGACCCGGACGACTATGATACTATCGTGGAGACCACCCCCTGCTGATTCAGCTAACGGAATAATTACCGGTTACCag ATACACCTGTCTTCGGAAGGCGTCGATAAAACAACGAGAACATCACGAGATACCTTGCAACACGCGTTCACCGATATAGAGCCGGATAAGGAATATAATATAACGATAGCGGCAATGACTGGTGCTGGTATTGGTGTGAAAAGTGAACCCGTCAAATTAG CCCGACCATGTAAAAGCAATTTCATTCGCTTTGGTAGACAGTGTTACTACGTTTCAAGAAGCCGAGTGACTAGACGTAGCGCGGTGAGGGCGTGTGGTAGATTGGATGCCAAACTAGCTACAATTGAGACGAAAcctgttttttcatttttgactcGATATTTAGACACAAAAGTCAGTCGTTGGGGTCGGACACAATTTTGGACTG GTGGTGAAAGATTTGGTCTGAAGTGGGGCTGGGATGCGGAGGCCGCTCACGGTAACAGCAATCAAGGCGTGCCAATGGTAACGCACACTCCGTTGACATACGAAAACTGGAGAAGTGGAGAACCAAATCACTACGATGAGATAGCTATCAGTATGAAATACAGTAGCGGTTTTTGGGGATGGAATGATATTTATACCAAGCCAAATTATCAACTGAGATACATGTGCGAAAAGGAAATTGAACAGGCGG aaaattgcGGCAGTTCCGTTTGGATACGACACAAGAACAGCTGTTATTTCTTCTCGTCACGATCAGACGGCCGGTCACACGAGAGAGCAAAATCCGAGTGCCGGagaaaattttcacatttagtCGCCATAAATTCCAAATCCGAAAACGATTTTCTTGAAAGGGAACTGAATAAACGCAAGTCAAGAAGTTCTCGTTACGAGGAATGGTGGACAGGAGGAGAAAGAGAAGGCGGTGTTGGTGGAGACACGTTCATATGGGATACAACTATACCGG GAAAAGGAATGGATTCTTAG
- the LOC141911014 gene encoding GPI-anchor transamidase component PIGU-like — MVFVVSAMIYGVATAVRMVLLLNAPMLVEWLQSQREFSTPLTSWKRVTEGVALMKADVSPYTGDLLHESPLILRFLSYFLRVWPGLLNALFIATDLLIALLLDQMTMRYFGKFILQHQKKNCKEYNPNSASLLLTASNLRWKRLYVLVCYLFNPYVIGTCLSKSTAVFNNLALVMAFYFTLKGSRFGACLSVAAASHISLYPVVLIVPASMHIAREEVGGNSFKSAAYMMSVAKSMILFVAFTVFLLWICFMLEGSSLFIYSTYGFIFNVPDLAPNVGIFWYFFTEMFDHFRLFFICVFQIHAFIYTIPLSIRLRDHTIFLMYILLAITSIFKSYPSYGDAALYLALLPLWSHVLQYTRNLFIAACMLVVCTVMAPVLWYLWIYSGSANANFYFAITLAYTTAQVFLVTDVLFGYLRREFHLKHGIKPTTKDGKLAKILLN, encoded by the exons ATGGTTTTTGTCGTAAGCGCGATGATATACGGTGTCGCGACTGCTGTCAGGATGGTGTTACTGCTGAACGCTCCGATGTTAGTCGAGTGGTTGCAGAGTCAGCGAGAGTTCTCTACTCCTCTCACTTCCTGGAAGAGAG TCACAGAAGGTGTTGCTCTGATGAAAGCTGACGTGTCTCCTTACACAGGTGATTTGTTGCATGAG AGTCCGCTTATTCTGAGATTCTTGTCGTATTTTCTACGAGTATGGCCCGGATTATTGAACGCTTTATTCATT gcGACCGATTTGCTCATAGCTTTACTTCTTGATCAGATGACTATGAGGTACTTTGGAAAGTTTATT CTTCAACATCAGAAGAAAAACTGCAAAGAATACAATCCGAATTCagcttcattattattaacgGCTAGTAATTTAAGATGGAAAAGATTGTATGTTCTGGTCTG CTACCTATTCAATCCTTATGTAATTGGCACGTGTCTGTCCAAATCTACGGCCGTATTCAACAACCTTGCTTTGGTGATGGCATTCTACTTTACCTTAAAAG GTAGTAGATTTGGTGCTTGTTTATCCGTAGCCGCTGCGAGTCATATATCACTATACCCAGTTGTTTTGATTGTTCCTGCATCTATGCATATCGCGCGA GAAGAGGTCGGTGGCAATTCATTTAAAAGTGCTGCATATATGATGTCCGTGGCGAAGTCGATGATTTTGTTTGTCGCGTTTACCGTATTTTTGCTATGGATTTGTTTCATGCTCGAAGGCTCGTCGCTTTTCATCTATTCAACATACGGTTTCAT ATTCAATGTGCCCGATCTAGCGCCGAATGTAGGCATATTTTGGTATTTCTTCACCGAGATGTTCGATCATTTCCGTTTGTTTTTCATCTGCGTGTTTCAAATCCACGCGTTCATCTACACGATTCCATTATCAATTCGATTGAG GGATCATACGATTTTCCTCATGTATATATTACTGGCTATAACTAGCATCTTCAAGTCTTACCCATCATACGGAGATGCTGCGCTTTATTTGGCCTTGCTGCCACTTTGGTCTCATGTCCTTCAAT ATACtcgaaatttatttattgctgCTTGTATGTTAGTTGTGTGCACAGTGATGGCTCCAGTTCTTTGGTATTTATGGATTTATTCTGGCAGCGCTAATGCAAATTTCTATTTTGCGATCACGTTAGCTTATACAACAGCGCAG GTATTCTTGGTCACCGATGTATTATTCGGATACTTGCGGCGTGAGTTTCATCTGAAACATGGAATAAAACCGACCACAAAAGATGGAAAACTCGCTAAGATCTTGCTGAATTAA